The following are encoded in a window of Bacillus sp. SORGH_AS_0510 genomic DNA:
- a CDS encoding VanW family protein, whose amino-acid sequence MMLSWILGVFLVAQQGNPPDHLGITKDGHHVTTINRMDFSNPYIDLPIIDSIKYNQFLDQMDKQFSTQPKDAYINKHGLIISEQVGLQINRQAFTEQFYSYYFSRRQSTLEIPFKPIYAKVDSELLGEIRNLRIGRYVTTFNPGNKTRTTNIKLAVESINNTVVFPGETFSFNKVVGKRTVAKGYLRAPVIIRGEYSEDIGGGICQVSSTLFNAVDNAGLKIVQRFSHSRKVPYIPPGRDATVSWYGPDFEFKNLYNQPILIQARTLGHLLVIKLYSSENIQYTPRKVPQPPY is encoded by the coding sequence ATGATGTTGTCTTGGATATTAGGTGTTTTTTTGGTGGCTCAACAAGGAAATCCCCCAGATCACTTAGGTATTACAAAGGACGGCCACCATGTTACAACAATTAATCGAATGGATTTTTCCAATCCATATATTGACTTGCCAATAATTGATTCCATCAAATACAACCAGTTTTTAGACCAGATGGATAAGCAATTTTCTACACAGCCTAAAGATGCATACATAAATAAACATGGATTAATAATTTCTGAACAAGTTGGATTGCAGATCAATCGACAAGCATTTACGGAACAATTTTATTCCTACTATTTTTCTAGGCGTCAGAGCACATTAGAAATTCCATTTAAACCTATTTATGCAAAAGTAGATAGCGAATTACTTGGAGAAATTCGTAATTTACGTATTGGACGATATGTCACTACTTTTAATCCAGGTAATAAGACGCGAACTACGAATATTAAGCTGGCAGTAGAGTCAATAAATAATACGGTGGTTTTCCCTGGTGAAACCTTTTCTTTTAATAAAGTGGTTGGTAAAAGGACTGTGGCAAAAGGCTATCTACGAGCACCTGTCATTATAAGAGGAGAGTACTCCGAAGACATTGGCGGTGGAATTTGCCAGGTATCATCTACTTTATTTAATGCTGTTGATAATGCAGGTCTAAAAATCGTACAGCGCTTTTCTCACAGCAGAAAAGTCCCTTATATTCCACCTGGCCGTGATGCCACCGTTAGCTGGTATGGACCTGATTTTGAATTTAAAAATCTGTATAACCAACCTATATTAATTCAAGCTCGCACATTGGGGCATTTGTTGGTGATTAAATTATATTCTTCAGAAAATATACAATATACTCCACGTAAAGTACCCCAACCACCCTATTAG